The genomic DNA GGCCCGGCGTTCAAGGAGTTCAGCGACGCGGTGGCCAAGTCCGGCCGCAAGATGCTGCTCAACCTGTGCAACCCGCTCACCGACGACTGGGGCCTGCCGCACACACCCGAACAGGACGCGCACAACACCTACGTCTACGGCCCGACGACCGCCGACTCCTGGCGCACCGGCACGGACATCGCCTGGGGCACCCCGAGCCCCGGACAGTGGCCCAACATCCTGCGCAACATGGACGCGAACGCCTGGCACCCCGAGGCGCAGGGACCCGGGCACTACAACGACCCGGACTACCTCATCCCCATGCGCCAAATGACGGACGGCACCATGGAGTTGAGCCAGGAGGAGTCCACCTCGCAGTACGTGATGTGGGCCGAGATGGGCTCGCCGCTGGTGCTCGGCTCCGACCCGCGCACCCTGTCCGACTCGATGCTCGCCACCCTGCGCAACCCGGAGATCATCGCCGTCGACCAGGACCCCCTCGCCGTCCAGGGCGTGCGGGTGGCCTCGGACCCGGTCGGCGACGTGTACAGCAAGGTGCTGGAGGGGCGCGGGCAGCGCGCGGTCGTCCTGCTCAACCGCTCGGACCAACCGGCCCTGCGCACCGTGCAGTTCGCGGACGCGGGGCTCGGTGGACCGGTCCAGGTACGGGATCTGCGGGCCCGGACCGACCGGGGCACGCACGAGGGGTCGTACACCGTCGAGGTCCCCGCGCACGGCACCGCGTTCCTGAAGCTGACCGGGGCGGACGCCCTGCCCGGTACGAATCTGGGCGCGAAGGCCACGGCGAGCCCGGCCGTCGTCCGTGACGGCGACACGCTCACCACCTTCCTGCGCGGCCCGCACGGCTCGCTCGTCCAGCAGGCCGGCGGCGGGACGAAGGACCTCGGCGGTCCCACGAAGGGCGCGATGCTCGGCCAGCCCGCCGCGTACGCCTCGGCCGGCGGCCGGATCGACGTCTTCGTGCGCGGCACCGACTCCCGGGTGTACCGGCGGGTCTCCGTCGGCGGCCGCTGGGGCGCGTGGCAGAGCCTGGGCGGCCAGGTGACCGACGCGCCGTCCGTGGCGTTCACCGGTCCCGCCGACTGGACGCTGTTCGCGACCGGCTCGGACGGTCAGGTCGTGCAGCGCGGTCCGTCGTCCGGCTGGACCTCGCTCGGCGCACCCGGCGGCCGGGCGGTGTACGGGCGGCCGTCCGCCGTCGTGGACGCGCAGGGACGGGT from Streptomyces sp. NBC_01478 includes the following:
- a CDS encoding glycoside hydrolase family 27 protein, with protein sequence MTSHPQVRTPAASRRTRRATVVAIATVLAATAAPVATARTGVDQGAPAYYDSGLAPTPYMGWNTYYGLGAPTEQQVRAVADKLVSSGLRDSGYDIVWLDGGWQADNPRDASGRLVANPDRFPSGIPALVSYLHKRGLKAGIYTDAGTYDGGKSCGLGSRGHYDADARQFANWKIDAVKVDFLCGIGAKLDPGPAFKEFSDAVAKSGRKMLLNLCNPLTDDWGLPHTPEQDAHNTYVYGPTTADSWRTGTDIAWGTPSPGQWPNILRNMDANAWHPEAQGPGHYNDPDYLIPMRQMTDGTMELSQEESTSQYVMWAEMGSPLVLGSDPRTLSDSMLATLRNPEIIAVDQDPLAVQGVRVASDPVGDVYSKVLEGRGQRAVVLLNRSDQPALRTVQFADAGLGGPVQVRDLRARTDRGTHEGSYTVEVPAHGTAFLKLTGADALPGTNLGAKATASPAVVRDGDTLTTFLRGPHGSLVQQAGGGTKDLGGPTKGAMLGQPAAYASAGGRIDVFVRGTDSRVYRRVSVGGRWGAWQSLGGQVTDAPSVAFTGPADWTLFATGSDGQVVQRGPSSGWTSLGAPGGRAVYGRPSAVVDAQGRVRVAVRSAADDVWTRTREASGEWSPWASLGGTVSGSPTLVAAGDAVVLYARAADYTLWQQRYENGAWQGWTKQQAFPSAAFDGALGAVAGPDGTVDAVFRGVDGYVHLTQFK